Proteins found in one Pseudoxanthomonas sp. SL93 genomic segment:
- the hisA gene encoding 1-(5-phosphoribosyl)-5-[(5-phosphoribosylamino)methylideneamino]imidazole-4-carboxamide isomerase, producing MNGFTIYPAIDVREGRVVRLAQGDYARETRYEGTPLDVAVRYASQGAEWLHLVDLDAARAGGYTLAPLLGELAQHTSLKVQTGGGVRQREDVARILDAGAQRVVVGSLAVRQPETVLAWLREFGSERITVALDTRRDDDGAWRLPVHGWTETASETLDELASRYAEGGLRHLLCTDIARDGMLTGPNLDLYAHLRQAVPSLEVQASGGVSAVVDVSGARAAGCAGIVLGRALLEGRFELPEALAC from the coding sequence ATGAACGGATTCACCATTTATCCCGCCATCGATGTGCGCGAAGGCCGCGTGGTCCGTCTGGCACAGGGCGATTACGCCCGCGAAACGCGCTACGAAGGCACGCCACTCGATGTCGCCGTGCGCTATGCCTCACAAGGTGCGGAATGGCTGCACCTTGTGGACCTGGATGCGGCGCGTGCGGGCGGCTACACCCTCGCACCGCTGCTGGGTGAGCTTGCGCAACACACGTCACTGAAGGTGCAGACTGGGGGAGGCGTCCGTCAACGCGAGGACGTCGCGCGCATCCTGGATGCCGGCGCGCAGCGCGTCGTGGTCGGCTCGCTGGCCGTGCGTCAGCCCGAAACGGTGCTGGCGTGGCTGCGGGAATTCGGCAGCGAGCGCATCACGGTCGCGCTGGACACGCGCCGGGACGACGATGGCGCCTGGCGCCTCCCGGTGCATGGCTGGACGGAGACCGCATCGGAAACCCTGGACGAACTCGCATCGCGCTACGCCGAGGGCGGGCTGCGCCACCTGCTGTGCACCGACATCGCCCGCGATGGCATGCTGACCGGGCCGAACCTGGACCTGTACGCACATCTGCGGCAGGCCGTGCCATCGCTGGAGGTGCAGGCCTCCGGTGGCGTCAGCGCGGTCGTCGATGTCAGTGGCGCGCGTGCCGCCGGCTGCGCCGGCATCGTGCTCGGGCGGGCCTTGCTGGAGGGCAGGTTCGAACTCCCCGAGGCGCTGGCATGTTGA
- the hisF gene encoding imidazole glycerol phosphate synthase subunit HisF: MLSRRIIPCLDVREGRVVKGVKFRDHVDMGDIAELALRYRDEGADELVFYDISASPEGRSVDYAWIERVSRLLDIPFCVAGGIRDVETARRVLHSGADKVSVNTPALERPGLIGELAEAFGVQCVVVGVDSILEADGEWRVRRYTGDPAKTRGAGLRTLDWVVQAQQLGAGEIVLNCMDQDGVRRGYDIAQLQAVRALCTVPLVASGGAGAMEHFAEVFRQADVDGALAASVFHSGHVGIPALKTMLAGQGIEVRRGE; encoded by the coding sequence ATGTTGAGCCGCCGCATCATTCCCTGCCTGGACGTGCGCGAAGGCCGCGTGGTCAAGGGCGTGAAGTTCCGCGACCACGTGGACATGGGGGACATCGCCGAACTGGCGCTGCGCTACCGCGACGAAGGGGCCGATGAACTGGTGTTCTACGACATCAGCGCCAGTCCCGAAGGACGTTCGGTGGACTATGCCTGGATCGAGCGTGTCTCGCGCCTGCTGGACATTCCGTTCTGCGTGGCTGGCGGCATCCGTGATGTCGAGACGGCGCGTCGCGTGCTGCACAGCGGTGCCGACAAGGTGTCGGTGAACACGCCCGCGCTGGAGCGGCCCGGCCTGATCGGCGAACTTGCCGAGGCTTTCGGTGTGCAATGCGTGGTCGTCGGCGTGGACTCCATCCTGGAGGCGGACGGCGAGTGGCGCGTGCGCCGTTACACCGGCGATCCGGCCAAGACACGGGGCGCCGGTCTGCGTACGCTGGACTGGGTGGTGCAGGCGCAGCAGTTGGGCGCGGGCGAGATCGTGCTGAACTGCATGGACCAGGACGGCGTGCGGCGCGGCTACGACATCGCACAGCTGCAGGCCGTGCGTGCGCTTTGCACGGTGCCGCTGGTCGCCTCCGGCGGCGCTGGCGCGATGGAGCATTTTGCCGAGGTGTTCCGGCAGGCCGACGTGGATGGCGCGCTGGCGGCCAGCGTGTTCCACAGCGGGCATGTCGGGATCCCGGCATTGAAGACCATGTTGGCAGGGCAGGGCATCGAGGTGCGGCGTGGCGAATGA
- the hisH gene encoding imidazole glycerol phosphate synthase subunit HisH — protein MMRVAMIDAGGANLGSVRYALNRLGVEPELTTDADAIRAADRVILPGVSTAAQVMGGLREWALVEVLRTLEKPLLGVCVGMQLLFEHSEEDDTPCLGLVPGRVAKLPVTPGIRVPHMGWNTLVRQRESVLTRDVDDGRHAYFVHSYAAPVTVDCVASSEHGVPFAAIVQRGNVGGAQFHPERSADVGARLLENFLKYGVQ, from the coding sequence CTGATGCGCGTCGCCATGATCGATGCCGGCGGCGCCAACCTGGGCTCGGTGCGGTATGCGCTCAACCGCCTGGGCGTGGAGCCCGAGCTGACCACCGATGCGGACGCGATCCGCGCGGCGGACCGGGTGATCCTGCCCGGCGTCAGCACCGCGGCACAGGTGATGGGTGGGCTGCGCGAATGGGCGCTGGTCGAGGTGCTGCGCACCTTGGAGAAGCCCTTGCTGGGTGTCTGCGTGGGCATGCAGCTGCTGTTCGAACATTCCGAAGAGGACGACACGCCCTGCCTGGGCCTGGTGCCGGGCCGCGTGGCCAAACTGCCCGTCACGCCCGGCATCCGCGTGCCCCACATGGGGTGGAACACACTCGTGCGCCAACGCGAAAGCGTGTTGACCCGCGATGTCGACGATGGACGCCATGCCTACTTCGTCCACAGCTATGCCGCGCCGGTCACGGTCGATTGCGTGGCCTCCAGCGAGCATGGCGTGCCCTTCGCCGCGATCGTGCAGCGTGGCAACGTGGGCGGCGCGCAGTTCCATCCCGAGCGCTCGGCCGACGTCGGCGCGCGCCTGCTGGAGAATTTCCTGAAATACGGTGTGCAATGA